The Winogradskyella schleiferi genome has a window encoding:
- a CDS encoding acyl-CoA thioesterase, with product MKRKMPSKSQKEISFTSKIRVRFVETDPLGIVWHGNYIQYFEDGREAFGRHHSIAYLDQKDYGYATPIVKSTSEHKLPLRYGDVATIKTSYIDSRAAKMIFRYEIFNQDDLLVCTGETVQVFVDQIGQGDLALTIPEFFKEWKQKVGLLDE from the coding sequence ATGAAAAGAAAAATGCCGTCTAAATCACAAAAAGAAATAAGTTTCACAAGTAAAATAAGGGTTCGGTTTGTAGAAACTGATCCTTTAGGCATTGTGTGGCATGGTAATTATATCCAATACTTCGAAGATGGAAGAGAGGCTTTTGGCAGACATCATAGTATTGCCTATTTGGATCAAAAAGACTATGGTTATGCTACGCCTATCGTAAAATCAACTAGCGAACACAAACTGCCATTGCGTTATGGCGATGTTGCCACGATAAAAACAAGTTACATTGATAGTCGTGCTGCAAAAATGATTTTTAGATACGAGATTTTTAATCAAGATGACCTATTGGTTTGCACTGGTGAAACCGTTCAGGTTTTTGTAGATCAAATCGGGCAAGGCGATTTGGCATTAACAATTCCAGAGTTTTTCAAGGAATGGAAACAAAAAGTAGGACTTTTAGATGAATGA
- a CDS encoding LpxL/LpxP family acyltransferase, with protein sequence MAAEWKGKSRGTVLGYKIFIFCIKKLGLPSAYFVLYFVAFYFCFFAKDSTESSYYYFRKRLQYSRYKSLVSIYKSYFVFGQTIIDKIAISSGLKSKFTYDYDGVDNIKDVLKQKKGGILISAHLGNFEIAEHFFGELEDRDFINLLTTDVEHTAIKNYLDTIVKKSNIKIILIKEDLSHIFEINAALTRNEIVCITGDRYIKGSKYLTEELLGKEAKFPAGPFLIGSRLRVPVLFVYVLKESRKHYHLYARTSTVENKDAQALLKDYTKSLEWMLKKYPLQWFNYFDFWNVNKK encoded by the coding sequence ATGGCTGCGGAATGGAAAGGAAAGTCCAGGGGAACAGTTCTAGGATATAAAATATTTATTTTTTGTATTAAAAAACTAGGATTACCTTCAGCCTATTTTGTATTGTATTTTGTCGCTTTCTATTTCTGTTTTTTTGCGAAAGACAGTACCGAATCTTCCTATTATTACTTCCGAAAAAGACTCCAATATTCTAGGTATAAAAGCTTGGTCAGTATTTACAAAAGTTATTTTGTTTTTGGGCAAACCATAATAGATAAAATCGCTATTTCGTCGGGATTAAAATCTAAATTCACCTATGATTATGATGGTGTTGATAACATCAAAGACGTACTAAAGCAAAAAAAAGGAGGTATACTCATTAGCGCGCATTTGGGCAATTTTGAAATTGCCGAACACTTTTTTGGAGAGTTGGAAGATAGGGATTTTATAAATTTACTAACAACCGACGTTGAACATACTGCTATAAAGAACTATCTTGATACAATCGTAAAAAAATCGAATATAAAAATTATCCTTATCAAAGAAGATCTGTCCCATATCTTTGAAATCAATGCAGCATTGACAAGAAACGAAATTGTCTGTATTACTGGCGATCGCTATATTAAAGGTTCAAAATATTTGACAGAAGAATTATTGGGTAAAGAAGCTAAGTTTCCTGCTGGACCATTTCTCATTGGCTCCCGATTGCGAGTGCCAGTATTATTTGTTTACGTTCTTAAGGAATCCAGAAAACATTATCATCTTTATGCCAGAACGTCCACAGTAGAGAACAAAGATGCACAAGCATTATTGAAAGATTATACCAAAAGTTTAGAATGGATGCTTAAAAAATATCCGTTGCAATGGTTTAATTATTTTGATTTTTGGAATGTAAATAAAAAATAA
- a CDS encoding phosphopantetheine-binding protein, translated as METLKQELKENIVEQLNLEDIAVEDINDDDILFGGGLGLDSIDALELIVMLDKNYGIKLSDPKEGRAIFESIEVLAKYISEHRTK; from the coding sequence ATGGAGACTTTAAAACAAGAGCTAAAGGAAAACATTGTAGAGCAATTGAATCTTGAAGATATTGCTGTAGAGGATATTAATGATGACGATATATTATTTGGAGGTGGTTTAGGTTTAGACTCTATCGATGCCTTAGAGTTAATTGTTATGCTAGATAAAAACTACGGTATTAAATTATCTGACCCAAAAGAAGGTCGAGCTATTTTTGAATCCATTGAGGTTTTGGCAAAGTATATTTCTGAGCATAGAACGAAGTAA
- a CDS encoding ABC transporter permease — protein sequence MIDLEKIEISNFLPHRPPFLMLDKILILTDEEVSASFLIKDDNLFVENNHFNEMGLVENAAQTCSSIVGKSYFDDDDVDGEGAKLIGFISAIKKVTAFSCPKVGSTIISNAKLTSRFDSESYSVCSLECHIFEASTLLLSCELNLMIKDLK from the coding sequence ATGATTGATCTTGAAAAAATTGAAATATCAAATTTTTTACCGCATCGTCCACCATTTTTAATGTTAGACAAGATTCTAATTCTAACTGATGAGGAAGTTTCGGCATCATTTTTAATTAAGGATGATAATCTTTTTGTTGAGAATAATCATTTTAATGAAATGGGCTTGGTGGAAAATGCAGCACAGACCTGTTCATCAATTGTTGGTAAAAGCTATTTTGATGATGATGATGTAGATGGAGAAGGCGCCAAATTAATTGGTTTTATTAGTGCCATCAAAAAAGTAACTGCGTTTTCTTGTCCTAAAGTTGGAAGTACTATTATATCTAATGCAAAATTAACATCGAGATTCGATTCGGAGAGTTATAGCGTATGTTCTTTAGAATGTCATATTTTTGAAGCATCAACCTTATTACTATCTTGTGAGCTAAATTTGATGATCAAGGATTTGAAATAG
- a CDS encoding methyltransferase: MENTSLRAIDAIQEAQKIAFAPFVFQATVSLRKLGVFSLIFDRRKKGGITLEELSRELSVSTYGLGVLLEIAESSDIVNKNDLGNFELTTTGYFLNYNETVNVNINFTNEVCYKGLFHLNDAIKTGKPEGLKELGSWNTIYEGLSQLTPEIKKSWFEFDHHYSDAVFNEAQQIVFRNHPKTIFDIGGNTGKFAISSCKYNEDVSIKIIDLPGQLNVALANAKKEGFENRVSGYEIDWLKDDPMIPTGADTIWMCQFLDCFSEDEILKILTTCVKSMTDETELLIMETFTDRQRFDNAKFILEATSLYFTVMANGNSKMYPAEVLLRLIDEAGLVLKEDIGVGEYHTILVCKKK, translated from the coding sequence ATGGAAAACACGTCATTAAGAGCCATAGATGCAATTCAGGAAGCGCAAAAAATCGCTTTTGCTCCTTTTGTATTTCAAGCCACAGTTTCATTGAGAAAACTTGGTGTTTTTAGCCTCATTTTCGATAGAAGAAAAAAAGGTGGAATTACATTAGAAGAGCTTTCGAGAGAGCTATCAGTAAGTACATATGGCCTTGGTGTTTTGTTAGAAATTGCCGAAAGTTCAGACATTGTGAATAAGAACGATTTAGGTAATTTTGAATTAACAACGACGGGTTACTTTTTAAATTATAACGAAACGGTAAACGTAAATATCAACTTTACAAATGAAGTGTGTTACAAAGGTTTATTTCACTTAAATGATGCTATAAAGACAGGAAAACCAGAAGGATTAAAAGAACTTGGTAGTTGGAATACGATTTATGAAGGTCTATCTCAGCTCACTCCTGAAATTAAAAAATCTTGGTTTGAGTTTGACCATCATTATTCGGATGCCGTGTTTAATGAAGCACAGCAAATTGTGTTCAGAAATCACCCTAAAACCATATTCGATATTGGCGGAAATACAGGTAAATTCGCTATAAGCTCTTGTAAATATAATGAGGACGTGTCCATTAAAATAATAGATTTACCAGGACAGTTAAATGTTGCACTTGCCAATGCAAAAAAGGAAGGCTTTGAAAACCGGGTTTCTGGTTATGAAATTGATTGGTTAAAAGATGATCCTATGATTCCAACTGGTGCAGATACGATTTGGATGTGTCAATTTTTAGATTGCTTTTCGGAAGATGAAATTTTAAAAATATTAACAACTTGTGTAAAATCTATGACCGATGAGACTGAATTGTTAATCATGGAAACCTTTACGGATAGACAACGGTTTGATAATGCTAAATTTATACTTGAAGCAACGTCGCTTTATTTTACGGTAATGGCCAATGGAAATAGTAAAATGTATCCTGCGGAAGTACTTTTAAGATTAATTGATGAAGCAGGACTCGTGCTTAAAGAAGATATTGGAGTTGGCGAATACCACACGATATTAGTGTGCAAAAAAAAGTAA
- a CDS encoding ABC transporter ATP-binding protein yields MIEIKQLSKKYKGADFFSVSDLDLKISKKEIFGLLGPNGAGKTTIISLLCSLIKPTSGSFTIDGLTYKKNNKQLKQLIGIVPQEYALYPTLTAFENLMYFGSMYGLKGKELKLKINSSLENLGLVQFSNKKIETFSGGMKRRINLIASILHEPKVLFLDEPSVGVDVQSKNVIIKYLQDLNAKGTTIIYTSHHLNEAESFCTRVAIIDHGKVITKGTPKDLITNQENANNLEDVFLALTGIALRDHA; encoded by the coding sequence ATGATAGAAATCAAACAATTATCTAAAAAATATAAAGGCGCAGATTTTTTTTCTGTGTCGGATTTAGATTTGAAAATTTCTAAAAAAGAAATTTTTGGTTTGTTAGGCCCAAACGGAGCAGGAAAGACCACTATAATTTCCTTGTTATGTTCTTTGATTAAGCCCACTTCTGGCTCATTTACCATTGACGGTCTTACCTATAAAAAAAACAATAAGCAATTAAAACAGCTTATCGGGATTGTGCCTCAAGAATATGCTTTGTATCCCACGCTAACGGCTTTCGAAAACCTGATGTATTTTGGAAGTATGTATGGCCTGAAGGGAAAAGAATTAAAGTTGAAAATCAATTCATCACTGGAAAATTTGGGTTTAGTACAATTTTCAAACAAAAAGATAGAAACGTTTTCTGGAGGTATGAAACGTCGGATTAATTTAATTGCCAGTATTCTTCATGAACCAAAAGTCTTATTTTTAGATGAACCAAGTGTAGGCGTCGATGTACAATCAAAAAATGTAATCATCAAGTACTTGCAAGATTTGAACGCAAAAGGAACCACCATAATCTATACGTCACATCATTTGAATGAAGCCGAATCGTTTTGTACAAGGGTAGCGATAATAGATCACGGAAAAGTAATCACCAAAGGCACACCAAAAGATTTAATCACTAACCAAGAAAATGCTAATAATCTCGAAGATGTATTTTTAGCACTAACAGGAATTGCCCTAAGAGATCATGCATAA
- a CDS encoding 3-oxoacyl-ACP synthase, protein MNSEYYISSFCNIKNNTISLNGSEIYSGDKNEFSEFIKATYKSFETNYPKFFKMDNLSKLAFLAADVLLKSENLSGDEENDIAVVLSNKASSLDTDRKHQKSIEDKNNYYPSPAVFVYTLPNICIGEISIKYKLFSENSFFIFDNFNPQHLLDYSNSLLSTQKAEKVLCGWVELDGNQYNAYLYLVTKKGTITHTKENIIKFYNT, encoded by the coding sequence ATGAATTCTGAATACTATATTTCCTCTTTTTGTAATATTAAAAACAATACGATTTCCTTGAATGGGTCTGAGATTTATAGTGGTGACAAAAATGAATTTTCAGAATTTATAAAGGCAACCTACAAGTCGTTTGAAACCAACTATCCCAAATTTTTTAAGATGGATAATTTGAGCAAATTGGCCTTTTTAGCAGCTGATGTGTTGTTGAAAAGCGAAAACCTGAGTGGAGACGAAGAAAATGATATTGCCGTAGTATTGTCAAATAAAGCCTCAAGTTTAGATACGGATAGAAAGCATCAGAAGTCTATTGAAGATAAAAATAACTACTATCCCAGTCCTGCGGTTTTTGTATATACATTGCCAAATATTTGCATCGGAGAAATTAGTATTAAATACAAGCTGTTTTCTGAAAATAGTTTTTTTATATTTGACAACTTTAATCCGCAACATTTATTGGACTATTCCAATAGTTTATTGTCAACACAAAAAGCGGAAAAAGTACTTTGTGGATGGGTGGAATTAGATGGAAACCAGTATAATGCTTATTTGTATCTGGTAACCAAAAAAGGGACAATAACACACACTAAGGAGAATATAATAAAATTTTATAATACATAA
- a CDS encoding acyl carrier protein: protein MNKEVIIEKINNFLIDEFEVESEDISPEANLKETLDLDSLDFVDLVVSVESNFGVKLVGEDFVNVVVLEDFYNLIENKLK, encoded by the coding sequence ATGAATAAAGAAGTTATTATTGAAAAAATAAACAACTTTCTTATAGATGAATTTGAAGTTGAATCTGAAGACATTTCTCCTGAAGCAAACCTGAAAGAAACTCTTGATCTTGATAGTTTGGATTTTGTTGATCTTGTTGTCTCTGTTGAATCTAATTTTGGCGTTAAATTAGTAGGAGAGGATTTTGTTAATGTTGTAGTGCTCGAAGATTTTTATAATCTTATTGAAAACAAGCTTAAATAA
- a CDS encoding dialkylrecorsinol condensing enzyme DarA, which translates to MKNILVIHYSQSGQLTEIVNNIAMPLGNNKDINVVHHQIEMETPFPFPWKKKEFFNVFSESFLQIPSKIRPIPESFLSQKFDLIIFGYSVWYLSPSIPATSFLSSPEAKKLLTDTPVITVIGARNMWIMAQEKVKTLLKESNSKLVGNIALVDRHINHISVITIVQWMFTGKKKNYLGVFPKPGVSQKDIDESSKFGNTILEHINSDNLDNLQDDLLLKKAVVVKPFLVLADKRANILFGKWAKLIYTKGNESKEKRLFWEKMFNYYLLFAIWIIAPLVFILFLLTYIPLYGKIKRNKRYYSSVEIN; encoded by the coding sequence ATGAAGAACATTCTAGTGATACATTATTCGCAGTCTGGGCAATTAACGGAAATCGTGAATAATATAGCCATGCCACTTGGAAATAACAAGGACATCAATGTTGTTCATCATCAAATTGAAATGGAGACACCGTTTCCTTTTCCATGGAAAAAAAAGGAGTTTTTTAATGTATTTTCCGAGTCATTTCTTCAAATACCATCAAAAATAAGACCAATACCTGAGAGTTTCTTAAGTCAGAAATTCGATTTAATCATTTTTGGATATTCAGTTTGGTATTTAAGTCCATCTATTCCGGCAACATCATTTTTATCCTCTCCTGAAGCTAAAAAACTACTTACCGATACGCCTGTGATTACCGTAATTGGAGCAAGAAATATGTGGATAATGGCTCAGGAAAAAGTAAAGACTTTACTTAAAGAATCTAATTCTAAATTAGTGGGTAATATTGCATTGGTTGACAGACATATCAATCATATTAGCGTTATAACTATAGTGCAATGGATGTTTACGGGTAAAAAGAAAAACTATTTAGGTGTTTTTCCTAAACCAGGTGTTTCTCAAAAGGATATTGACGAATCTTCAAAGTTTGGAAATACCATTTTAGAGCATATCAATAGTGATAATCTCGATAATCTTCAAGATGATCTACTACTTAAAAAAGCCGTTGTTGTAAAACCTTTTTTGGTCTTAGCGGATAAGCGTGCGAATATACTCTTTGGTAAATGGGCCAAACTGATATATACCAAAGGAAATGAAAGTAAGGAAAAGCGCTTGTTTTGGGAAAAAATGTTCAACTATTACTTATTATTTGCTATTTGGATTATTGCACCTTTGGTTTTTATCCTATTTTTGTTGACTTATATTCCTTTGTACGGAAAGATAAAAAGGAATAAAAGATATTATTCATCTGTAGAAATTAATTAG
- a CDS encoding BtrH N-terminal domain-containing protein: MEINFTHHQTAHCENGVVSNLMKHNGFDVSEPMVFGIGSGLLFCYIPFLKVNHAPAITYRVMPGQIFKRFAKRVGIKIKKEKFKNPQNAKARLDENLEKDNPVGLQVGVYNLTYFPDEYRFHFNAHNLVVYGKQNDDYLISDPVMETVTTLTTKELEKVRFAKGAFAPKGHMYYPIDFPKKLDIESAIIKGIKNTCRDMLAPVPIVGVKGIRHIAKLIRKWPKKKGVKVANHYLGQIVRMQEEIGTGGGGFRYIYAAFLQESSKILDNSALEELSKEMTEIGDLWRDFALEASRIYKNRSAKTDAYNKVATQLEIIADKEELFFKKLKKAI, translated from the coding sequence ATGGAAATTAATTTTACACACCACCAAACTGCGCATTGCGAAAATGGTGTGGTTTCCAATTTAATGAAGCATAATGGCTTTGACGTGAGTGAACCTATGGTTTTTGGTATTGGCTCTGGCTTGTTGTTTTGTTATATTCCTTTCTTAAAAGTCAATCATGCGCCTGCCATAACCTACCGAGTGATGCCAGGACAAATTTTTAAACGCTTTGCTAAACGTGTCGGTATAAAAATTAAAAAAGAAAAATTCAAAAATCCGCAGAATGCTAAGGCAAGATTGGATGAAAACTTAGAAAAAGACAATCCTGTTGGTCTTCAAGTTGGTGTATATAATCTCACATACTTTCCAGATGAATATCGTTTTCATTTTAATGCTCATAATTTAGTCGTTTACGGGAAACAAAATGATGACTATTTAATTAGTGATCCCGTTATGGAAACGGTTACTACTTTAACAACCAAAGAATTAGAGAAAGTTCGTTTTGCCAAAGGTGCTTTTGCTCCAAAGGGACATATGTATTATCCCATAGATTTTCCAAAAAAATTAGATATAGAATCTGCTATTATTAAAGGTATAAAAAATACGTGTAGAGATATGCTTGCGCCTGTACCTATTGTTGGTGTTAAGGGGATTAGACATATTGCTAAATTAATACGTAAATGGCCAAAGAAAAAAGGGGTTAAAGTCGCCAATCACTATTTGGGGCAGATTGTTAGAATGCAAGAGGAAATCGGAACAGGTGGAGGTGGTTTTAGATATATTTATGCAGCTTTTTTACAGGAATCCAGTAAAATTTTAGATAACAGCGCATTAGAGGAATTGTCTAAAGAAATGACCGAAATTGGCGATCTGTGGCGGGATTTTGCTTTAGAAGCCTCTCGAATTTATAAGAACAGAAGCGCAAAAACGGATGCCTATAATAAGGTAGCGACGCAATTAGAAATTATTGCGGATAAAGAGGAGCTATTCTTTAAAAAATTAAAAAAGGCGATATAA
- a CDS encoding beta-ketoacyl-[acyl-carrier-protein] synthase family protein — protein MNEVYVSYNNIISSLGFDSETVVSNIHNEVSGLQLITDKTKFSQPFCSSLIDQKKLDHKFASIGAEDHFTRLEKMMISSLNDVIQASGIPLTKKVGLIISTTKGNIDVLDKNSKFPKERAYLSVLGQIIKDFFKFKNDAIVVSNACVSGVLAVAVAKRFINQGVYDDVFIVSGDMVTEFILSGFNSFQALSSAPCKPYCKNRTGINIGEVAASVLVTNTKFKLAKDAVTILGESSCNDANHISGPSRTGEGLYRSIKSAMKEADISQDNIDYLSAHGTATPFNDEMEAIAFNRAGLQNVPVNSLKGYFGHTLGASGLLETIVGMHSLYNNTLYASLGFEALGVSEPINIITRTKTQKLKIFLKTASGFGGCNTAVIFKKVKHV, from the coding sequence ATGAATGAGGTTTATGTTTCATATAACAACATCATTTCATCATTAGGCTTTGATAGCGAAACGGTTGTGAGTAATATTCATAACGAAGTTTCAGGATTACAATTAATTACCGACAAGACCAAATTCTCGCAACCCTTTTGTTCGTCACTTATTGACCAAAAAAAATTAGACCATAAATTTGCATCTATAGGTGCAGAAGATCATTTTACACGTTTGGAGAAGATGATGATTTCATCTTTAAATGATGTTATTCAAGCTTCTGGAATTCCTTTAACTAAAAAGGTTGGTCTGATTATTTCTACCACAAAAGGAAATATAGACGTCTTAGATAAAAACAGTAAATTTCCAAAAGAACGTGCCTATTTGAGTGTTTTGGGACAAATAATAAAAGATTTTTTCAAATTTAAAAATGATGCCATAGTAGTGTCCAATGCCTGTGTGTCAGGCGTTCTCGCTGTTGCTGTAGCCAAACGTTTCATTAATCAAGGGGTTTATGACGATGTTTTTATTGTAAGCGGCGATATGGTAACCGAATTTATTCTATCCGGTTTCAATTCTTTTCAAGCATTAAGCAGCGCACCTTGTAAACCTTATTGTAAAAATCGTACTGGTATTAACATAGGTGAAGTTGCCGCAAGTGTTTTGGTTACTAATACAAAATTTAAATTGGCTAAAGACGCCGTTACTATTTTAGGAGAAAGCTCTTGCAATGATGCCAATCATATTTCTGGGCCATCCCGAACTGGAGAAGGCTTATATAGAAGTATAAAATCAGCAATGAAAGAAGCCGATATTTCACAGGATAACATTGATTATCTTTCGGCTCACGGAACAGCAACACCATTTAATGACGAAATGGAGGCCATTGCATTTAACAGAGCGGGTTTACAGAATGTTCCTGTGAATAGTTTAAAAGGCTATTTTGGGCATACCTTAGGAGCTTCAGGTCTGTTAGAAACTATCGTAGGAATGCATTCGCTGTATAATAATACTTTATATGCGTCTTTGGGTTTTGAAGCGTTGGGTGTATCTGAACCAATTAATATAATAACAAGAACCAAGACACAAAAATTGAAAATATTTCTTAAAACCGCCTCTGGTTTTGGAGGCTGTAATACGGCAGTAATATTTAAAAAAGTAAAACATGTTTAA
- a CDS encoding beta-ketoacyl-ACP synthase III has protein sequence MNDVYINRVSKFLPNDPISNDEMESVLGQINGKPSKARRVVLRNNGIERRYYAINKAGEFTHSNAKLTQEAISNLFDDSFTENDMELLCCGTSTPDQLLPSHAAMVHGLLANRNLEINSASGICCAGMSSLKFGFLSIKAGNSNNAVCTGSERASTKILANKFKEEADSLASLEQLPIIAFKKEFLRWMLSDGAGAMLLQNKKNDDGISLKIDWIESYSFAHELETCMYSGGEKLEDGSIKSWTEYSSKQWLEESIFSIKQDVKLLEKNVINKGVESLEMVFKKQSKDPSDIDYFLPHISSHYFADKLKNRIKEKGLNIPESSWFTNLSKVGNVGSASIYLMLEELMSSGRLKKGDKIMLSVPESGRFSYAYAHLTVC, from the coding sequence ATGAATGACGTTTACATAAACAGAGTATCAAAGTTTTTACCTAATGATCCCATTAGTAACGACGAGATGGAAAGCGTCTTGGGTCAAATTAATGGAAAGCCTTCTAAAGCAAGACGTGTTGTATTAAGAAATAATGGTATTGAAAGACGTTACTATGCCATTAACAAAGCCGGCGAATTTACCCATTCTAATGCAAAATTAACCCAAGAAGCGATTTCCAACCTATTTGACGATTCGTTTACAGAAAATGATATGGAGTTGTTGTGTTGTGGTACATCAACTCCAGACCAGTTACTACCTTCACATGCAGCCATGGTTCATGGTTTGTTAGCCAATAGAAATTTAGAGATAAACTCCGCCTCAGGGATTTGTTGTGCAGGTATGAGCTCGCTTAAATTTGGTTTTCTATCTATAAAAGCAGGAAATTCTAACAACGCTGTATGCACAGGCTCAGAAAGAGCATCGACTAAAATTTTAGCAAATAAGTTTAAGGAGGAAGCGGACTCATTGGCAAGTTTAGAACAACTGCCTATCATAGCCTTTAAAAAGGAATTTTTACGTTGGATGCTATCAGATGGTGCTGGAGCCATGTTATTACAAAACAAAAAAAATGACGATGGTATCTCCTTAAAAATTGATTGGATAGAAAGCTATTCGTTTGCACACGAATTAGAAACCTGTATGTATTCTGGTGGCGAAAAACTTGAAGATGGTTCCATTAAATCTTGGACAGAATATAGTTCTAAACAATGGTTGGAGGAATCTATATTTTCTATCAAGCAAGATGTAAAGCTCCTAGAAAAAAACGTCATTAATAAAGGTGTTGAAAGTCTGGAAATGGTCTTTAAAAAACAATCCAAAGACCCTTCGGATATTGATTATTTTCTACCTCATATTTCGTCTCACTATTTTGCAGATAAATTAAAAAACAGGATTAAAGAAAAAGGCTTGAATATTCCTGAAAGTAGTTGGTTTACTAATTTGAGTAAAGTAGGAAATGTAGGATCGGCATCCATTTATTTAATGCTTGAAGAATTAATGAGTTCAGGACGATTAAAAAAAGGGGATAAAATAATGTTATCTGTTCCAGAAAGTGGTCGATTCTCCTATGCTTATGCCCATTTAACCGTTTGCTAA
- a CDS encoding ABC transporter permease yields MHKLLASAYKEFLLLTRDVGGISILFIMPLVLIVTITLIQDSSFQSISESKIPILLVDNDKGSVSETIVKGLNDSNIFEVIKLEKEDEAQNLVFKGSNQLAIVIPKDLSSDLEKKINQNVEGILSKFGLEEEENLPEESYIAKEVKLYFDPATQFAFKNSVKNEIDKMISKIETQSIYKAFQEQITDDPTESIFETENFISFKEILPKNDDEVIVPNSVQHNVPAWTLFAIFFIIVPLSINMVKEKSQGTFVRLRTNPVSYFTVLGGKTVVYLAVCLIQFVLMLLIGVYLFPAIGLPTLDVSGKLPLLFVVAFFAGLAAIGLGLLLGTIAKTPEQSAPFGATFVVILAALGGVWVPVFVMPQFMQALSNISPMNWGLNAFYDVFLRNSSLMEIVPEITLLFLFFIVTTLIAIVYNEKKNAV; encoded by the coding sequence ATGCATAAATTACTAGCATCCGCATATAAAGAGTTTTTGCTGCTTACCAGAGATGTAGGCGGTATTTCCATATTATTTATTATGCCTTTAGTGTTAATTGTAACCATAACTTTAATTCAAGATAGCAGTTTTCAAAGTATTAGTGAAAGCAAAATCCCCATACTATTAGTCGATAATGACAAAGGTTCAGTTTCTGAAACTATCGTAAAAGGACTTAACGATTCTAATATTTTTGAGGTTATCAAACTTGAAAAAGAAGATGAGGCCCAGAACTTGGTCTTCAAAGGCTCCAATCAATTAGCGATTGTAATTCCCAAAGATTTATCATCAGATTTAGAAAAGAAAATTAACCAGAATGTGGAAGGTATATTGAGCAAATTTGGCCTTGAAGAGGAAGAGAATCTACCTGAAGAAAGTTATATCGCAAAAGAAGTCAAACTGTATTTTGATCCTGCAACACAATTTGCTTTTAAGAATTCTGTAAAAAATGAGATCGATAAAATGATTTCAAAAATTGAAACTCAATCCATCTATAAAGCATTTCAGGAGCAAATAACTGATGACCCGACAGAATCTATTTTTGAAACTGAAAACTTTATTAGTTTCAAAGAAATCTTACCAAAAAATGATGATGAAGTTATAGTTCCAAATTCTGTTCAGCACAATGTTCCGGCTTGGACGCTTTTCGCTATATTTTTTATTATTGTGCCTTTATCAATCAATATGGTAAAAGAGAAAAGTCAAGGTACTTTTGTACGGTTGAGAACAAATCCGGTATCTTATTTTACGGTGCTTGGTGGTAAAACGGTAGTTTATTTGGCCGTTTGCTTAATTCAATTTGTATTGATGTTACTTATCGGTGTGTATTTGTTCCCGGCAATAGGTTTACCTACATTAGATGTTTCAGGAAAATTACCGTTGTTATTTGTTGTGGCATTTTTTGCTGGTTTAGCGGCAATTGGTTTAGGGTTGTTACTTGGCACTATAGCAAAAACACCGGAACAATCTGCACCATTTGGAGCAACTTTTGTTGTTATTTTAGCAGCATTGGGAGGAGTTTGGGTACCAGTATTCGTAATGCCGCAATTTATGCAAGCATTATCCAATATTTCGCCAATGAATTGGGGATTAAACGCCTTTTATGATGTTTTTTTACGAAATTCAAGCCTAATGGAGATCGTTCCAGAAATAACATTGCTATTTTTGTTTTTTATCGTCACAACCTTAATCGCTATTGTTTATAATGAAAAGAAAAATGCCGTCTAA